GGGTTCAGGGTTCAGGCGTTCAGGGTTCAGGGTTCAGGGTTCAGGCGTTGGGCGTTGGGCGTTGGGCGTTGGGCGTTGGGCGTTGGGCGTTGGGCGTTGGGGTTGGCAAATTTGCAATGTGCAATTTCCTGAACCCTGAACCCTGAACCCTCTCACGCGGCTTGGACTGTGGCCCGTGACGGCAGGAGTTGCTTCACGGCGCCGTAGACTTCGTCGATCGACAGGTCGCGCATGCAACGGTGATGCCCCAACGGGCACGTGCGCCGCTGGCAAGGAACGCAGTCGAGCTTTCGCTGTAAATGGATCGCCTGGGGATGGTAGTTCTCGCTTAAGCCGATGTGCGTCGGACCGAACAAGGTGACGACCGGCACGCCGAAGGCCGCGGCGAAGTGCCGCGGGCCGCTGTCGGTGGTGACCATCGCCGCGGCCCGGCGGACACAGGCCTTGCTCAGGCCGATGCTCAGGTGTTCGTCGGCCAGACTCTGCACGCGAGGGTGGGCCGCGCCCCGCACGATCTCCGCGGCCAGCGCCCGCTCGTGCGGTCCACACAGCACGAGCACGTGTCGCCGGTCGTCCCTCGCCAGGCGGCTCGCCAGTGACGAAAAATAGGGAGTCGGCCAGAGCTTGGCGGCCCCGAACGCGCCGCCGGAATTCAACACCACCACCTGCCGTCCCGGCGGCAGCCGAAATTTTCGCCAGACGGCGTCGGCCGCCCGCTCGTCGGCGGGCAAGGTGGCGAGTTGGACCGCTCGCGAAGCGACCTCGCAGCCGGCCGCGTAGGCGAGATCGAGAAAATAATCGACCGCCGAGACGGGCAGCCGCCGCCCATCGGCTTTCGGCGGGTGGAGCGTTCTCGTCAACAACAACCCGCGGCCGCCGCGCGCGTAGCCGAGCCGATCTTTGGCGCCGCCCGCCCAGGCCAGCAGGGCGGTCCGCCAACTGTTGGGCAGCAGCACTGCCAGGTCGGCACGCTCGCGCCGCAGCCGCCGCACCAACGCCCAGCCGCGCTCGCGCAGGTCGGGCGAACGCGGATCGTAGAGAAGCTGATCGTCGAGCCAGGTGGTGCCGGCCAGCACCTCGGCGACGTGCGGACGCATGACGCCGAGAATGCGACCACGCTCGCCCAGGTGCTCGCGCAAGGCCCGCAGCATGGGCGTGGCCATGACCACGTCGCCGACCCAGTTCGGCAGAAAAACCACGATCTTCGTCATTCAGCCGCCCTGGGCGCCATGCCCGACATGGAAACGTTCGCCACGCTGGAAAAGTGCGGTCCTTGCAGGGTTGTGGCCGTGGCGGGAGGCGCGGGCCGAACGCCATCGCCCGCTTTTTGCAGCGACGCCACAATGCGCGTCGTCGAAACGCCGTCGACGAGGCCCACCACGCACACCGTTCCGCCGTAACCGGTGACCACTTCGTGCCCCACGACTTCGTCGAGCGTATAGGTGCCGCCTTTCACCAACACGTCGGGCCGCAAGCGGTGCAAGAGCGCGTGCGGCGCCGCTTCGTCGAAGACCACCACGTGGTCGACCGCGGCGAGCGCCGCCAACATCGTGGCCCGATCGCGCTGGCCGATCACCGGACGCGACGCGCCTTTCAGACGGCGGACGCTGGCGTCGCTGTTGACGGCCACCACCAACACGTCGCCCAGCATACGGGCCTCGGACAAGTAGCTGACGTGCCCCACGTGCAGCAGGTCGAAGCAGCCGTTGGTGAACACGATCCGGCGGCCCGCCGCGCGGTGCTTGTCGACGAGCCGCTCCAATTCGTCGAGACCGACGAACTTGTCGGTCGGCGGCAGCGACTGGGGGGCGGCCACGGGCGCGGCATGTTCGGCCGAGCGGCCTTGTTCGATCAAACGCTGGCGGATTTCCGCTCGCGGCACCACCGCCACGCCGACCTTTTCCACTTCCAGCCCCGCGGCCACGTTGGCCAACTGCAACGCCTGCGGCGGCGGTAATTTGGCCGCCAGCGCCACGCCGATCATGGCCAACGCCATATCGCCGGCGCCCGTGATATCGTAGACCGCCCGTGGCCGCGTGGGGAACATCCGGGCGGTGCCGCCGCGATCGACCAAGGCCATGCCGTCGCGGTCGAGCGTGACGATGCCCAGATCGAGTTGCAAGTCGTCGCGCAGCTTCGTCGCCGCGCGGAAGGCGTCGGCGGCCGTTTCGATGCGGATGCCCGTGGCCATCTCAGCCTCCAGCCGGTTCGGCGTCATGGCAGTCGCTCCCCGGTACCGCGAATAGTCGTGCCCGCGAATCGGGTCGACCAGCAGAGGCACGCCCGTACGGCGAGCGGCGTCGATCACACCGCAAAGCAACGTGGGTGTGCAAACACCTTTGGCATAGTCCGACACGAGCACGATATCGAACTCGCCGAGCCGCTCGATCACCGATTCCCGAAGCTGCCGTTCCAACTCCGGCGAAATGGGATCGCGCGTTTCGCTATCGACCCTCAGCATCTGATGCGGATGGCGGCCCTGGGCGCGGCCGATGAATCGCTCTTTGACGGTGGTGGGCCGCGAGGGATCGTCGAGCAAGAGCGATTGGTCGGTGCCAACTTCGCCGATCAAGCGTCGCACTTCTTCGCCATCGCGGTCGCAGCCCAGCACTCCGGCACAGGCCACCTCGGCATCGAGGCCGCGGAGCATGTTGCAAACGTTGGCCGCGCCGCCCAGCCTCGCCTCGCGCTGGTCGGCACGCAGCAGGATCACCGGCGCTTCTTGGCTGACACGCTCAGCGTTGCCGAATGTGTAGCGGTCGAGAATCAAATCGCCCAACACGAGCACGCGCGGGCACACCAGGCGATCGAAGACGGTCAGTAAGTCGGGCGTGCTCATGGGGATGGTCTTCCTTGACACGAGGCGCAACTCAAAGTCGTC
This genomic window from Pirellulales bacterium contains:
- the waaF gene encoding lipopolysaccharide heptosyltransferase II is translated as MTKIVVFLPNWVGDVVMATPMLRALREHLGERGRILGVMRPHVAEVLAGTTWLDDQLLYDPRSPDLRERGWALVRRLRRERADLAVLLPNSWRTALLAWAGGAKDRLGYARGGRGLLLTRTLHPPKADGRRLPVSAVDYFLDLAYAAGCEVASRAVQLATLPADERAADAVWRKFRLPPGRQVVVLNSGGAFGAAKLWPTPYFSSLASRLARDDRRHVLVLCGPHERALAAEIVRGAAHPRVQSLADEHLSIGLSKACVRRAAAMVTTDSGPRHFAAAFGVPVVTLFGPTHIGLSENYHPQAIHLQRKLDCVPCQRRTCPLGHHRCMRDLSIDEVYGAVKQLLPSRATVQAA
- the rfaE2 gene encoding D-glycero-beta-D-manno-heptose 1-phosphate adenylyltransferase, producing MSTPDLLTVFDRLVCPRVLVLGDLILDRYTFGNAERVSQEAPVILLRADQREARLGGAANVCNMLRGLDAEVACAGVLGCDRDGEEVRRLIGEVGTDQSLLLDDPSRPTTVKERFIGRAQGRHPHQMLRVDSETRDPISPELERQLRESVIERLGEFDIVLVSDYAKGVCTPTLLCGVIDAARRTGVPLLVDPIRGHDYSRYRGATAMTPNRLEAEMATGIRIETAADAFRAATKLRDDLQLDLGIVTLDRDGMALVDRGGTARMFPTRPRAVYDITGAGDMALAMIGVALAAKLPPPQALQLANVAAGLEVEKVGVAVVPRAEIRQRLIEQGRSAEHAAPVAAPQSLPPTDKFVGLDELERLVDKHRAAGRRIVFTNGCFDLLHVGHVSYLSEARMLGDVLVVAVNSDASVRRLKGASRPVIGQRDRATMLAALAAVDHVVVFDEAAPHALLHRLRPDVLVKGGTYTLDEVVGHEVVTGYGGTVCVVGLVDGVSTTRIVASLQKAGDGVRPAPPATATTLQGPHFSSVANVSMSGMAPRAAE